In the Babylonia areolata isolate BAREFJ2019XMU chromosome 34, ASM4173473v1, whole genome shotgun sequence genome, one interval contains:
- the LOC143277618 gene encoding galactoside alpha-(1,2)-fucosyltransferase 1-like: MKRCTFPTLFLLAVTAAVFVLAICFIFTMSYNPGFLQGLHQLHEIVRNKPPLKKSLSWVFRSPVSESEGSSPIVSPGDQPVNPGQGTSVDDLSEVGSEEKNDEVQQRMLQSLIDAHTWLLLRGFSGRLGNVLFELASAFCIAKLNNRTLIVDDSEKMHDLRYQGIRVSQKTKKQLLTQLKPLQRIGAGTCCGFEPKVMTLEPDCHHILGGFLQSWKYFEPCKAEVKRVVLFKDSIVDKAVRIMADLREKLPRRTLVGVHVRMEDYLNQRAIGNGKTVAPPDFYRRAMTYFRSNFRDVTFLVFTSKSTWFRTNVTDAADVVVFGRTDSAAVDMEVLSRMDHLIFSVGTFGWWAGYKHNGTVVCYKHFYVPGSYYGNQMWNNGMDFIYKRWILL, from the coding sequence CCCTGTTCCTGCTGGCTGTGACAGCCGCAGTGTTTGTCCTGGCAATCTGTTTCATCTTCACCATGTCGTACAACCCCGGCTTTCTTCAAGGCCTGCACCAGCTCCACGAGATCGTCAGAAATAAACCACCGCTCAAAAAATCCCTATCCTGGGTTTTCAGATCCCCCGTCTCTGAGAGCGAAGGTTCATCCCCTATCGTCTCTCCCGGCGATCAGCCTGTCAACCCGGGTCAAGGCACGTCTGTGGACGACCTCAGTGAAGTGGGATCTGAAGAGAAGAACGATGAGGTGCAGCAGCGAATGCTCCAGTCGCTGATCGACGCCCACACGTGGCTTCTTCTTCGTGGGTTTTCAGGGCGACTGGGCAACGTTCTCTTTGAGCTTGCTTCTGCCTTCTGCATTGCGAAGCTTAATAACAGGACGCTCATTGTTGATGATTCAGAAAAGATGCACGATCTCCGTTACCAAGGGATCAGAGTGTCACAGAAGACGAAGAAACAACTGCTCACACAACTGAAACCACTCCAACGTATCGGAGCGGGCACCTGCTGTGGATTCGAGCCGAAGGTCATGACACTGGAGCCTGACTGCCATCACATTCTGGGTGGATTCTTACAGTCCTGGAAATACTTCGAACCTTGCAAGGCGGAAGTGAAGAGAGTGGTTCTCTTCAAGGACAGCATCGTCGACAAAGCTGTTCGCATTATGGCCGACCTCAGAGAGAAACTGCCGCGCCGGACTTTGGTcggtgtgcacgtgcgcatggaAGATTACTTGAATCAACGGGCGATCGGTAATGGGAAAACGGTAGCCCCTCCCGACTTTTACCGCCGCGCAATGACGTACTTCCGATCCAACTTCCGCGACGTCACTTTCCTGGTCTTTACGTCAAAGTCTACATGGTTTAGGACCAACGTAACTGATGCGGCAGACGTCGTGGTATTTGGCAGGACGGATTCTGCAGCTGTTGATATGGAAGTGCTGTCACGAATGGATCATTTGATTTTCAGTGTCGGCACCTTCGGCTGGTGGGCTGGCTACAAACACAACggcactgtcgtctgctacaaGCATTTCTATGTCCCCGGTTCCTATTACGGTAATCAAATGTGGAACAATGGGATGGATTTCATTTACAAGAGATGGATTTTGTTGTAG